The Dasypus novemcinctus isolate mDasNov1 chromosome 2, mDasNov1.1.hap2, whole genome shotgun sequence genome includes a region encoding these proteins:
- the ANXA2R gene encoding annexin-2 receptor, translating into MACLGSSRLSLGEHKYPGRGRNSTLLSLQTLQRLWSRIFAMQKSLVRCVQPLAYAQELPEAQPWAPLSAEDSGPWPLPFYPVLGESPRGTWDSGPELLSSPCWRLRWVYPQNGRFPGAQRTPQPSAALPPPGLYSETPEKPEAPSRAGDPAADTRRLTLPPLPSAQSPRPGDGPPLAESSDRRAPAPAGWGRPWARGGCLRWLGRALLRVRRGCCPALCGGSAP; encoded by the coding sequence ATGGCTTGTTTGGGTTCGAGCAGGCTCAGTTTGGGAGAGCATAAATACCCGGGCCGCGGGAGGAACAGCACACTGCTTTCTTTGCAAACGCTGCAGCGCCTCTGGTCGCGGATCTTCGCGATGCAGAAAAGTCTTGTTCGCTGTGTGCAGCCTCTGGCGTACGCACAGGAGCTGCCGGAGGCCCAGCCTTGGGCACCCCTGAGCGCAGAAGATTCTGGGCCGTGGCCGCTGCCTTTCTATCCGGTTCTGGGAGAGTCGCCCCGGGGCACCTGGGACTCCGGGCCGGAGCTGCTTTCCAGTCCCTGCTGGCGGCTGCGCTGGGTCTACCCGCAAAACGGACGCTTTCCCGGAGCCCAGCGCACCCCGCAACCAAGCGCCGCCCTCCCGCCTCCGGGCCTTTATTCCGAAACACCTGAAAAGCCAGAGGCGCCCTCGCGAGCCGGGGATCCTGCGGCGGACACCCGCAGACTCACGCTCCCGCCGCTTCCCTCTGCCCAGTCGCCACGCCCTGGAGATGGCCCGCCGCTGGCCGAGAGCTCCGACCGCCGCGCGCCCGCCCCCGCTGGGTGGGGCCGCCCCTGGGCGCGCGGCGGCTGCCTGCGGTGGCTCGGTCGGGCGCTGCTGCGCGTGCGGAGGGGCTGCTGCCCCGCGCTCTGCGGCGGGAGCGCGCCCTGA